The sequence AGAAATTTCGGAGCATTTCTAATTGATGAACAGGATCGATTATGGATGGGTACCAGAACGGGAATTTTGATAGCCGATCAAAGTAATGAACTGTTGACCAAAATTCAACCCGAAAACGGATTGATATCAGAAGAAGTATATACCCTTTATCAGCACGATGGGATCATGTATGCCGGAACGGAAGATGGCTTGACTACCTTTAAGGCACCCGTGAATTTCACCGGCGATCAATCAGTTTTTGACATTAAGTCATACGCCGAGGAGCAAGGTCTTATCTTCAATAATTTTAATGCCGATGCGGCCATCGCTTACGACGATAAACTTTGGTGGGGAATAGAAACAGAAGTGCTCACCGTTACCGATTTTCCTTCAAGAGATACCGTGCCGGGCAAAACGTTTATTTCAGGGATAGAGATTTCCGATCAAGTCCGAAATTTTTACGACTACGAGCTCGCTCGCGAGACATATACTGAACTGGATACCCTGTTTAGTGCTGAAAAGGACACTTTCTACCTGAAAGAGCAGCGTCCCGAAGAGTCGGGCTGGCTGAACGAAAATGACATCCAATGGGATGGGTTAGAAGGAATCTATAACCTGCCTGTTAACCTAAAAATTCCTTTCGAGCAAAACTATGTGAGTTTTCAGTTTACGGGAACCCAATTGAAGAACAGAAACAAAACCCGATACAGCTATTATCTGGAAGGGTTTGATGAAGAATGGAGTGACCTTTCGGCTGATCCTTACAGCAAAAACTACAGAAATCTCCCAGCGGGGAATTATACCTTCAACGTCCGTAGTCGCACGTTTGATGGAGTTTGGAGTGAGCCCGCAACCTTTAGCTTTACGATTTTACCGCACTGGACAAATACTTGGTGGGCTTGGTTGCTATACATTTTCACATTCATAATGGTTGTTGGCGCCATTGTCCAATACCGTGCTCGCGCACTACAGAAGGAGAATGCCCTTTTGGAAGAAAAAGTAAACCATCGAACGGCTCAGCTGAAGAAGTCGGTCGAGGATTTGAAGTCGACACAGTCTCAACTTATCCAATCCGAAAAGATGGCCAGCCTCGGTGAGCTCACCGCAGGTATCGCCCATGAGATTCAAAACCCACTCAACTTCGTCAATAATTTCTCGGAGGTCAGCAATGAGCTCATTGACGAAATGAACGAAGAACTCGACAAAGGTGATGTGGAGGAAGCCAAGTCTCTTTCGTCAGATATAAAGCAAAACCTCGAAAAAATCACCCACCACGGCAAGCGGGCCGACGCCATCGTAAAAGGCATGCTGGCCCACAGCCGCAGCGGAAAAGGCGAAAAGTCGACCACCGACCTCAACGCCCTCGCGGAAGAGTACCTGAAGCTTTCCTACCACGGCCTCCGCGCCAGAGACAAAACCTTCAACGCCGATTTCAAAACCGATTTTGATCCCAATTTGCCGAAGGTGAATGTGGTTCCGCAAGACATTGGACGTGTACTACTCAACCTTATCAACAACGCTTTTCAAGCCTGCGCACAATCAGGTACGACAAACCCACTAGTCACTATCAAAACCCAACTATCGACTAGCGACCAAATACTAGTGACTATAACAGACAACGGCCCTGGCATCTCCGATTCCATCAAAGACAAAATCTTCCAGCCCTTTTTTACCACCAAGCCCACAGGCGAGGGAACGGGATTGGGCTTGAGCTTGAGCTATGACATTGTGAAGGCGCATGGAGGAGATTTGAGTGTTGTGAGCAAAGAAAATGAAGGAAGCGAGTTTGTTATTTCATTGCCTACGGACTAACGGTGCAGTGCATTTTTAATCAAACAAGAATGAAATACACCATAATTGAAATGAACCGACTTCACATAAGATAGCAGTATTATGAAAAATAAATCAGTAAGATTATTAAGTAGTATCAGCATATTCTCCATGCTCTTTTTAATAGCGGGAAAGGTTGATGCTCAGGAGGAATATTTCTTCGAAAAGCTAACTGTATCGGACGGATTGTCTAATTCTACGGTGTTTAGAACGTATCAGGATCACCTCGGTTTTCTTTGGGTTAGCACTGGAGACGGATTAAATCGATATGATGGATACGATTTTAAAACCTATAAAAATGTGCCCGGTGATTCCACGAGTCTTCCTATTAATTTCACTCAAGCAATTTACGAGGATCGCAATAACAATGTTTGGGTCGGCTCATTTGGTACCGTCTCCAAATACAATCGGCAAAAGGATAATTTCATCTCTTACGAATTGGATAAAGGACCGAATGTAACGATTGCTCTGGTAAACCAAATTTTTGAAGATCAAAAAAACAGGCTGTGGGTGGCTACAAGTCAAAATGGCGTGCAGCTGTTTGACCCTTCCACCAATAGGTTCAATGGAATTGATCTTATCGACTACGCAGGTGATACCATTGCTCACTACAGCGAAGTAAATTTTCAATCGATAGCTGAATTAAAAAACGGGAATATAATCGCTGCGAGTCCTGAATTTGGTGTTTTCATTTACAATGCTGCAGTGAATAATTTTCAGCCCTATTTCCCAAACTCCGAACTAAATAAAAAAGAGATTTGGAACCTCTACGAAGATCGCAGCGGTAAACTCTGGCTCGGAGGCCAGGACAATATTTTCATTTACGATCCGGCTTCATTTACCATGCGGACCATTGATTTACAAGATGTCTTTCCGAATCAACGCGCTAATAGTAGGTATGGCCCATTTTACGAAGAAGGTCAAGATAGAATGATAATCGGATCCTCTTTTGGAATTGTAGAATCAGATAGTAAAGCCACTGCTTTTTCCCTGCTCTCTAAGGAGATGGATAACACAATAGTCCTAAATTTATTCAGGGATGATTTTGGGATCTATTGGATCTCTACCCGCGGCACCGGGTTGTATAAACTTGATCCTACAAAAAAACCCTTTCAGTTTTTTCAGATTGATCAAAATGGCTCTTCTGAAAAAATATCCAATGCCGTAATTGATATTACTCAGAATACTGAGAAAAGGGATGAACTCATCCTTTCATTATTCGACCGGGATATTTACACGTATAGTCAAAACGCTAATTCATTCTCCAAAATCCAAAATGAGAAAGGAAAAAACTTAGAATCCGATAAGAACGATGACTTATGGTTTACAGCCGATCGTTCACTAAACAAACGAAACCTAGAGACTGGAAATAAAAAGTCATTCCCATTTCCAAATTTCACTTATACGAGAGAATTTGATATTAATAATCTGAAATTTGGTCCTGACCAAAAGCTATGGATTGCAGGTTTTAGAGGTATCGAGACCTTTGACCCCGAAACGGGGGAGTTCGGACAACTCCCATCGCTCATGAATAAGAAAGCGAGCCCCGATTTAATTTCAGCCATAAAGAATATTGCTACGACCAAGCAGCCACTTTCTTCCATTCTTAAAGTTGGCGAGGGAGCCAATCTATCGAAGGAATTCACTCTTAATAAATCCACAAAAATTTTAGTCTTAACCTTGGGCGAAGGCAGACTCCAGAACATTATCCCCAATATGTTTGATTTTGGTACGATTGAAAACGCAAAGGGTGAGACGATCTGGGCATCCGACAGTACCCAAAACACTTTTCACTACGGAGGCGGATATAAAAACAGAATTTCCATGGGGGCGCTTGATTTACCGTCAGGTACCTATAAAATTACTTTCAAAACCGATATCGGACATAGCTTTGGCGCATTCAATGTGGCGCCGCCTTTAGATTCAACTTGGTACGGCATTCAGATTTTTCAACTGGATGAGAATGATCACGCCTATTTAGATAAACAGGTTGAAAAAGAACTGGACAACACCTATTACCCTCCCTTTGAAATCATCAATGACATTGAATTTAGCGAAAAATACGTCCGCTCGGCATGGGTTGCTACCAATGGAGTCGGTTTGGTTAAACTCAATCTTAGCGATAACTCATATGAGCGTTATTCTTTCGGAGATGAAGGTGGCAAGGTTGTAAACCTTTCAAATAGAGCACAAGATGTTCTGGAAGATAAAGATGGTATCGTTTGGGTAAGCACGTTAGGTGGCCTGGTACGGTTTGACCCTGAAACGGAAACTTTCAAAATTATTGAAGGCTTACCAAGTAATCAGGTTGCATTTATGAAGGAAGATCTAAATGGAAATCTATGGTTTGGCACCCCGGGAGGTATCTCCATGCTGGATAAAACAAATAATGACTCTCCGTTAAGCTTCATTAATTATGACAATACCGACGGCATAAATAGTTTACCACTCAATACCTCTGTGGTCATGACCGATGAAGGGAAAATCTTTTACGGAGGGATCGGGGGAGTAAATGCGTTCTTTCCCGGAAGCTCCAATAAAACACTTCCTAAACCTGTGCTAACCAATTTGATCGTCTCGGAGAAAACCTTCAACGATATTGCCGATGAAATAGGGTTGGATACCAATATCAGTGAAGCCAGCTCCGTTACCCTTCCCTACGACTACAACAGCCTTTCGTTTGAGTTTGCCTCCATTCACTTTTCTCGACCTGCAAAAAATAAACTGGCTTTTATGCTTAAGGGAATTGATGCAGACTGGAATTACTCTAACCGAAGGTTTGCATCCTACTCTAATTTACCGCCTGGTAATTATGAGTTTTTGATAAAAGGCGCAAATGGAGATGGTATTTGGAACCCTGAGATTTCTTCATTGAAAATTTCCATTACTCCACCCTGGTGGAGAACCTGGTGGGCCTATTGCGTATATGGAATACTCGTGCTTGTCGTTTTACGGCAATTGCATAGCTTTCAAAAGGCGCGAACAATCAGGATCGAGCGACAAAAGACACAGCAGAAAGAATTGGAGCAGGCCAAGGAAGTAGAGAAGGCTTACTCAGAATTAAAATTTACGCAAGCCCAACTCATCCAATCCGAGAAAATGGCTTCCCTCGGGGAGCTCACCGCGGGCATCGCCCACGAGATCCAAAACCCGCTCAATTTCGTCAATAATTTCTCAGAGGTCTCTGTAGAACTGCTGGAAGAAATGGCCAATGAGATTGAAAAAGGTGATATGGAGGAAGTGAAAGATTTGTCGAAAAACATCAGCGCCAACCTCCAAAAAATCACCCACCACGGCAAGCGTGCCGATGCCATTGTAAAAGGGATGCTCGCCCATAGCCGCAGCGGAAAAGGAGAAAAGGTACCTACCGACCTCAACGCCCTAGCCGAAGAATACCTCAAGCTCTCCTACCACGGCCTGCGAGCGAAAGACAAAAGCTTTAACGCCGATTTCAAAACCGACTTTGATCCTAATTTACCAAAGGTGAACGTGGTACCTCAGGACATCGGGCGAGTCCTTCTAAACTTAATCAACAATGCCTTTCAGGCTTGTTCGCAATCAGAAACTGAAAATCCTCTAGTCACCGTCAAAACTGAACGAGCTATGAACGACGAGCTACGAATCACGGTCACCGATAACGGCCCCGGCATCCCTTCCGACATCAAAGACAAAATATTCCAACCCTTTTTCACCACCAAACCTACTGGTCAGGGAACGGGACTGGGCTTGAGTCTGAGCTACGATATTGTGAAGGCGCATGGAGGAGAGATAAGGGTAGAAAGTGAAGAAGGTGAGGGAACAACCTTTACTATTGCCTTACCTTTTAAAATTAATCACGTATCATGATAGCGAAAACGAAAACCATCCTATTCCTTTCCATCCTTACAGCCGTTTTTGCCGTATCCTGCAATGATGATGAAGCTGAAAAAAGGGCTCTTGACCCGACAGCTTTCAGAGCGCCTGTAACCAGCACCTTTAAACTGACAGAACCTATACCCATCGAATGGCAAGTCATTGACCCGGATAGTATTGACCCTCCTCAAACATACCCGTTGGACATTGACAAAATACCTTCTCAGCCATTCAGCATCAATGAGTTCAAATCTCTAAAGTCTCCAATGGAGGAATCTCCCTTGGATTGGGATCCCAATGATCGGATCAAGCTGGAGTTTGACACCATTCCGATAGAAAAGAAAATTTCCATCCTTCCCACGCCTGTTGTCACCCGAATGGACAGACCGCAGACGCTCGAAGGTACTACATCCGTCCTGTTACAGCTTTCGAGAAATCAGGGGCTGCCTTCGAACGACATCCGAAAAATCATTCAGAACGATGACGACACGTATTGGATCGCCACCTTCGATGGAGGACTATGTCTCTACAACGGGAATGAGTTATATACTTATAATGTTTTGCGAATCTGGGATCTCGAAAAAGACCGGGATGGCAAACTCTGGGTGGCCGCGGAAAATGGGATCTACGTTCTTGACTTCAAGAAAAAAACCCAAACCCATTTCCTGAAAATGCAGGTAATGCTTTCTCTTCTTTGTGATCATCAAAATCAAATATGGATGACCCATTGGGAAAATGCCACCTATGTCATGGATAGTGAAATGGAGTATTTACGTCGAATCTCCAATCCCGGATTTCTAGGTATTCGTCCTAATTATCCATTAATGGAGGACAGGAATCACAATATTTGGCTATTAAGTCAAAGTGGGGATCAAACCGTAACCAGTATCATCGGTAAAGACAGACAGGACTATACAAACATCCCGCTTAGTGGTGGCTATCATTTTTTGGATCGTGACAATAGGATGTGGATGACTTCCGTAAGTGGCACCTTTGGCATTTCTTTAGACGATAGAACGGTCCGTACTCTTAATAAAAAGAATGCATTTAATGAAAAAGCGCAATTTTGGGAAGAAGCGCAATTTTATGAGGAAGACAATCAGGGAAGATTATGGATGATAAATAGTGATAGTATCCATGTACTCAATAAAGAGTACACTAAAATGAAATCAATTGCGACCAACAGTCCTGTAAGATTTGGAAGTACGGTAAAAGATAAAAGAGGCGTCATCTGGATTGGCACTGCTACGAAAGGAATCCTTCTGGTGGATCCGAATGGACCCTTTGCGGAGCTCCTGGACGAA comes from Cryomorphaceae bacterium 1068 and encodes:
- a CDS encoding ATP-binding protein yields the protein MKNKSVRLLSSISIFSMLFLIAGKVDAQEEYFFEKLTVSDGLSNSTVFRTYQDHLGFLWVSTGDGLNRYDGYDFKTYKNVPGDSTSLPINFTQAIYEDRNNNVWVGSFGTVSKYNRQKDNFISYELDKGPNVTIALVNQIFEDQKNRLWVATSQNGVQLFDPSTNRFNGIDLIDYAGDTIAHYSEVNFQSIAELKNGNIIAASPEFGVFIYNAAVNNFQPYFPNSELNKKEIWNLYEDRSGKLWLGGQDNIFIYDPASFTMRTIDLQDVFPNQRANSRYGPFYEEGQDRMIIGSSFGIVESDSKATAFSLLSKEMDNTIVLNLFRDDFGIYWISTRGTGLYKLDPTKKPFQFFQIDQNGSSEKISNAVIDITQNTEKRDELILSLFDRDIYTYSQNANSFSKIQNEKGKNLESDKNDDLWFTADRSLNKRNLETGNKKSFPFPNFTYTREFDINNLKFGPDQKLWIAGFRGIETFDPETGEFGQLPSLMNKKASPDLISAIKNIATTKQPLSSILKVGEGANLSKEFTLNKSTKILVLTLGEGRLQNIIPNMFDFGTIENAKGETIWASDSTQNTFHYGGGYKNRISMGALDLPSGTYKITFKTDIGHSFGAFNVAPPLDSTWYGIQIFQLDENDHAYLDKQVEKELDNTYYPPFEIINDIEFSEKYVRSAWVATNGVGLVKLNLSDNSYERYSFGDEGGKVVNLSNRAQDVLEDKDGIVWVSTLGGLVRFDPETETFKIIEGLPSNQVAFMKEDLNGNLWFGTPGGISMLDKTNNDSPLSFINYDNTDGINSLPLNTSVVMTDEGKIFYGGIGGVNAFFPGSSNKTLPKPVLTNLIVSEKTFNDIADEIGLDTNISEASSVTLPYDYNSLSFEFASIHFSRPAKNKLAFMLKGIDADWNYSNRRFASYSNLPPGNYEFLIKGANGDGIWNPEISSLKISITPPWWRTWWAYCVYGILVLVVLRQLHSFQKARTIRIERQKTQQKELEQAKEVEKAYSELKFTQAQLIQSEKMASLGELTAGIAHEIQNPLNFVNNFSEVSVELLEEMANEIEKGDMEEVKDLSKNISANLQKITHHGKRADAIVKGMLAHSRSGKGEKVPTDLNALAEEYLKLSYHGLRAKDKSFNADFKTDFDPNLPKVNVVPQDIGRVLLNLINNAFQACSQSETENPLVTVKTERAMNDELRITVTDNGPGIPSDIKDKIFQPFFTTKPTGQGTGLGLSLSYDIVKAHGGEIRVESEEGEGTTFTIALPFKINHVS